The proteins below are encoded in one region of Pseudomonas putida NBRC 14164:
- the lepA gene encoding translation elongation factor 4, with the protein MSDLSHIRNFSIIAHIDHGKSTLADRFIQMCGGLSAREMEAQVLDSMDLERERGITIKAHSVTLHYKAQDGKTYQLNFIDTPGHVDFTYEVSRSLAACEGALLVVDAGQGVEAQSVANCYTAIEQGLEVMPVLNKMDLPQADPDRVKDEIEKIIGIDATDAVACSAKSGMGVDEVLERLVHTIPAPVGEIDAPLQALIIDSWFDNYLGVVSLVRVRQGRVKKGDKILVKSTGKVHLVDSVGVFTPKHTQTADLKAGEVGFIIASIKDIHGAPVGDTLTLSSTPEVEVLAGFKKIQPQVYAGLFPVSSDDFEDFRDALQKLTLNDSSLQYMPESSDALGFGFRCGFLGMLHMEIIQERLEREYDLDLITTAPSVIYELELKTGETIIVDNPSKLPDVSAVTDFREPIVTATILVPQEHLGNVITLCIEKRGVQRDMQFLGSQVQVRYDMPMNEVVLDFFDRLKSTSRGYASLDYHFDRYQSANLVKLDVLINGDKVDALALIVHRDNAAYKGRALTEKMKELIPRQMFDVAIQAAIGGQIIARTTVKALRKNVLAKCYGGDVSRKKKLLEKQKAGKKRMKQVGNVEIPQEAFLAVLRLDS; encoded by the coding sequence GTGAGTGATTTGAGTCATATCCGCAATTTCTCCATCATCGCCCACATCGACCATGGCAAGTCGACGCTGGCCGACCGTTTCATCCAGATGTGCGGTGGCCTGTCGGCGCGCGAAATGGAAGCCCAGGTGCTTGATTCGATGGACCTGGAGCGCGAACGCGGGATTACCATCAAAGCCCACAGCGTCACGCTTCACTACAAGGCGCAAGACGGCAAGACCTACCAGCTGAACTTCATCGACACCCCCGGCCACGTCGACTTCACCTACGAAGTCTCGCGCTCGCTGGCGGCCTGTGAAGGCGCACTGCTGGTGGTGGACGCTGGCCAAGGCGTTGAAGCCCAGTCCGTTGCCAACTGCTACACCGCCATCGAGCAGGGCCTGGAAGTCATGCCGGTCCTGAACAAGATGGACCTGCCCCAGGCCGACCCGGACCGCGTCAAGGACGAGATCGAGAAGATCATCGGCATCGACGCCACCGACGCCGTGGCCTGTAGCGCCAAGAGCGGCATGGGCGTAGACGAGGTGCTCGAGCGCCTGGTGCACACCATCCCCGCGCCTGTAGGCGAAATCGACGCGCCCCTGCAGGCGCTGATCATCGACTCCTGGTTCGACAACTACCTGGGCGTGGTCTCGCTGGTGCGTGTGCGTCAGGGCCGCGTCAAGAAGGGCGACAAGATTCTGGTCAAGTCCACCGGCAAGGTGCACCTGGTCGACAGCGTGGGTGTGTTCACCCCGAAACATACCCAGACCGCTGATCTGAAAGCCGGAGAAGTAGGCTTCATCATCGCCAGCATCAAAGACATTCACGGTGCGCCGGTGGGTGACACCCTGACCTTGTCCTCGACCCCCGAGGTCGAAGTGCTGGCGGGCTTCAAGAAAATCCAGCCGCAGGTCTACGCCGGCCTGTTCCCGGTCAGCTCCGACGACTTCGAAGACTTCCGCGACGCATTGCAGAAGCTCACCCTCAACGACTCGTCGCTGCAGTACATGCCGGAAAGCTCCGACGCCCTGGGCTTCGGCTTCCGTTGCGGTTTCCTCGGCATGCTGCACATGGAGATCATCCAGGAGCGCCTGGAGCGCGAATACGACCTGGACCTGATTACCACCGCCCCGAGCGTGATCTACGAGCTCGAGCTGAAGACCGGCGAAACCATCATCGTCGATAACCCGTCAAAACTGCCGGATGTCTCGGCTGTGACCGACTTCCGCGAGCCGATCGTCACCGCGACCATCCTGGTGCCGCAGGAACACCTGGGTAACGTCATCACCCTGTGCATCGAGAAGCGTGGCGTGCAGCGCGACATGCAGTTCCTCGGCAGCCAGGTGCAGGTGCGTTACGACATGCCGATGAACGAAGTGGTCCTGGACTTCTTCGACCGTCTCAAGTCCACCAGCCGCGGCTATGCTTCGCTGGATTATCATTTTGATCGCTACCAGTCGGCCAATCTGGTCAAACTGGACGTACTGATCAACGGCGACAAGGTCGATGCCCTGGCATTGATCGTGCACCGCGACAACGCGGCCTACAAAGGCCGTGCGTTGACCGAGAAGATGAAGGAACTGATCCCTCGGCAGATGTTCGACGTGGCGATCCAGGCAGCCATTGGCGGCCAGATCATCGCGCGGACAACCGTCAAGGCGCTCAGAAAGAACGTACTGGCCAAGTGCTACGGTGGTGACGTCAGCCGTAAGAAGAAACTGCTGGAGAAGCAGAAGGCCGGTAAGAAACGCATGAAACAGGTAGGCAACGTGGAAATTCCACAAGAAGCCTTCCTCGCCGTGCTCAGGTTGGATAGCTAG
- the lepB gene encoding signal peptidase I, with the protein MSLNFPLLLVIAVFVCGLLGLIDLLFLAPRRRAAIANYQGSVSQPEMAVVERLNKEPLLVEYGKSFFPVLFIVLVLRSFLVEPFQIPSGSMKPTLEVGDFILVNKFSYGIPLPVIDKKVIEVGDPQRGDVMVFRYPSDPNVNYIKRVVGLPGDQIRYTNDKRLFVNGQPIAEQLVGTEPGTLGSAELYKEKLGEAEHLIRKEMSRYRMPPDQQWTVPAGHYFMMGDNRDNSNDSRYWDDPNIPKELHGMVPDRNIVGKAFAVWMSWPEPKLSHLPNLSRVGLIH; encoded by the coding sequence ATGTCGCTAAATTTCCCGCTGTTGCTAGTCATCGCCGTCTTTGTCTGCGGTCTGCTGGGCTTGATCGACCTGCTGTTCCTGGCCCCGCGCCGGCGTGCGGCAATCGCCAACTATCAGGGCAGCGTCAGCCAGCCCGAGATGGCCGTTGTCGAGCGCCTGAACAAGGAACCGTTGCTGGTCGAGTACGGTAAATCGTTCTTTCCGGTGCTGTTCATCGTGCTGGTGCTGCGTTCATTCCTGGTCGAGCCGTTCCAGATTCCTTCGGGGTCGATGAAACCGACCCTGGAAGTGGGCGACTTCATCCTGGTGAACAAGTTCTCGTACGGTATTCCCCTGCCGGTGATCGACAAGAAGGTCATCGAGGTGGGTGACCCGCAACGCGGTGATGTAATGGTGTTCCGCTATCCGAGCGACCCGAACGTCAATTACATCAAGCGAGTGGTCGGCCTGCCGGGCGACCAGATCCGCTACACCAACGACAAGCGGCTGTTCGTCAACGGCCAGCCGATTGCCGAACAACTGGTGGGCACCGAACCGGGCACCTTGGGCAGCGCCGAGCTGTACAAGGAAAAGCTCGGCGAGGCCGAACACCTGATCCGCAAGGAAATGAGCCGTTATCGCATGCCGCCGGACCAGCAGTGGACCGTGCCGGCAGGCCATTACTTCATGATGGGCGACAACCGCGACAACTCCAACGACAGCCGTTACTGGGATGATCCGAACATTCCCAAGGAACTGCACGGCATGGTTCCGGACCGGAACATCGTCGGCAAGGCCTTTGCGGTGTGGATGAGCTGGCCAGAGCCCAAGCTCAGCCACCTGCCCAACCTGTCGCGGGTCGGCCTGATCCATTGA